GTCATGGACATCGTGGAAAACCAGATGGAATTGCAGGCCGAGATGACCGCGACCCTGGAACGTTTCCGCAGCGGCGGGGCCAGGGCCGCAGACGTGAACTCCCTGATCGCGACCAACCAGCGCCTGAGCGAGGACTTCATGCGGATCATGACCGCCTTGTCCTTCCAGGATCTGACCGGCCAGCGGATCAAGAAGATCATCACCGCGATCAAGCAGGTGGAGCGGATCACCACGGAACTGTTCGTGGCCACGGGGTTGAAGATCAAGGGAATTGACGAGAACCCGGAAAAGGACTTCCAGGCCCTGAACACGGAAGCCAAGCAAAAAGCCTCGGAACTCAAAGGGCCGCAAACGACGACCAACCAGAACGACGTGGATGATCTGCTGGCCCAGCTTGGGCTGGACTGACGCTCACCACAATCCCTCCAGCGGTCCTCCCTTGGCCGCGAGCAGATCCACCCTTTTTCCCACTTCCGTATCCGGTTCCAGGGCCGGTGCATGGTGGGGCTTTGCTCGGGCGTC
The nucleotide sequence above comes from Desulfonatronum sp. SC1. Encoded proteins:
- a CDS encoding protein phosphatase CheZ, with product MLSNDEMADRVMDRIAARISEELRGTMVQALERELQKNISRSLMQGEFYRTLNAELQDGLKQIYKEIAEAKKYDGQAPIVGGQTSALISEASDQLDEILKATEQAAVQVMDIVENQMELQAEMTATLERFRSGGARAADVNSLIATNQRLSEDFMRIMTALSFQDLTGQRIKKIITAIKQVERITTELFVATGLKIKGIDENPEKDFQALNTEAKQKASELKGPQTTTNQNDVDDLLAQLGLD